From a region of the Dunckerocampus dactyliophorus isolate RoL2022-P2 chromosome 20, RoL_Ddac_1.1, whole genome shotgun sequence genome:
- the gmnn gene encoding geminin, with translation MSFSGKVRQHGPARSNENAKVSVKSFFSQPPKAMGSSRPMLQVLQPVAVNTQVGKTSQAGKSIPKRKQWSAEQSRGLKRVKVEVKSTQTDAVSTLNDCASDAYELMVKETPPPAYWKEVAEERRKALFDVLQENEKLHKHIEAKDEQIARLKDENDELQELAEHVQYMADMIERLTGKSPDSLEEIRGLALDQEDKAEDGANEESDCSEAEEEQTSDQDQD, from the exons ATGAGTTTCAGTGGCAAAGTGAGACAACACGGCCCAGCGAGGTCCAACGAAAACGCTAAAGTGAGCGTAAAG AGCTTTTTCTCCCAACCCCCAAAGGCGATGGGCTCATCCAGACCGATGCTGCAGGTCCTGCAACCCGTGGCCGTCAACACACAAGTGGGAAAGACAAGTCAG gctggAAAGAGCATCCCCAAACGCAAACAGTGGAGTGCGGAGCAAAGCCGAGGCCTGAAGAGGGTGAAGGTGGAAGTGAAATCGACACAGACCGACGCAGTTTCCACTTTGAATGACTGTGCCTCCGACGCCTACGAGCTTATGGTGAAAG AAACGCCACCTCCCGCCTACTGGAAAGAGGTGGCGGAGGAGCGTCGCAAGGCTTTGTTCGATGTTCTACAGGAGAACGAGAAG TTGCACAAGCATATCGAGGCCAAAGATGAGCAGATAGCTCGGCTGAAGGATGAGAATGACGAACTGCAGGAGCTAGCCGAGCATGTTCAGTACATGGCTGACATGATTGAG AGGCTGACCGGGAAGAGTCCAGACAGCCTGGAGGAAATAAGGGGGCTCGCCCTTGATCAGGAGGACAAAGCGGAGGATGGAGCGAACGAAGAGTCAGATTGCAGTGAGGCGGAAGAGGAGCAAACTTCAGACCAAGATCAGGATTAA
- the c20h6orf62 gene encoding uncharacterized protein C6orf62 homolog encodes MGDPTSRRNQTRNRLRAQLRKKRESLADQFDFKIYIAFVFKEKKKKSALFEVTEVVPVMTNNYEENILRGVRDSSYSLESSIELLHKDVVQLHAPRYQSMRRDVIGCTQEMDFILWPRNDIEKIVCLLFSRWKGADDEPFRPVQAKFEFHHGDYEKQCLHALARKDKAGMVMNNPTQSVFLFMDRHHLQTPKTKATVFKLCSLCLYLPQDQLTCWGVGDIEDHLRPYMPD; translated from the exons ATGGGGGATCCGACCTCGCGGAGAAACCAAACAAGAAATCGTCTGCGTGCTCAGCTGCGGAAGAAAAGGGAATCTTTGGCCGATCAGTTCGACTTCAAGATTTATATAGCCTTTGTTTTTAAGGAAAAG AAAAAGAAGTCGGCGCTCTTTGAGGTCACTGAAGTGGTGCCGGTGATGACCAACAACTACGAGGAGAACATCCTACGAGGTGTGCGGGATTCCAGCTACTCCCTGGAGAGTTCCATAGAGCTCCTGCACAAGGATGTGGTGCAACTCCACGCCCCCCGATACCAGTCCATGCGAAGG GATGTGATAGGCTGCACGCAGGAGATGGACTTCATCCTTTGGCCACGCAACGACATCGAGAAGATTGTCTGTCTGCTCTTCTCCAGATGGAAGGGCGCTGATGATGAACCCTTCAGGCCTGTTCAG GCCAAGTTTGAATTTCACCACGGAGACTACGAGAAGCAGTGCTTGCATGCTCTGGCTCGTAAAGACAAGGCTGGAATGGTCATGAACAACCCCACCCAGTCTGTGTTCCTCTTCATGGATCGACACCACCTACAG ACTCCTAAAACCAAGGCCACAGTGTTCAAGTTGTGCAGCCTGTGCCTGTACCTGCCCCAGGACCAGCTCACATGCTGGGGTGTGGGAGACATCGAGGATCACCTCCGACCTTACATGCCTGACTAA